In Danaus plexippus chromosome 28, MEX_DaPlex, whole genome shotgun sequence, a genomic segment contains:
- the LOC116776314 gene encoding nascent polypeptide-associated complex subunit alpha: protein MPELTELDKATASMTEKRKEETASSDSDSDDTIPELEDAGAPGAGGITNPMAGTDMVSKQKQSRGEKKARKIMGKLGLKPVQGVSRVTIRKSKNILFVISSPDVYKNPHSDTYIVFGEAKIEDLSQQATMAAAERFKAPETAAAGNDTATSGTTVAPIAEEEDSEGADEGDVDEKDVEIVMTQANVSRARAVRALRNNQSDIVNAIMELTM from the exons ATGCCAGAACTGACAGAGTTAGACAAGGCCACGGCCTCAATGACGGAGAAGCGTAAGGAGGAGACGGCTTCATCAGACAGTGACTCCGACGACACCATCCCGGAGCTAGAGGATGCTG GAGCACCTGGTGCTGGTGGTATCACCAACCCTATGGCTGGAACCGACATGGTCTCCAAACAGAAACAGTCACGAGGAGAGAAAAAGGCTCGGAAGATCATGGGCAAGCTGGGACTCAAACCT GTCCAAGGTGTGAGTCGTGTGACCATCAGGAAgtcaaagaatattttgtttgtgattAGCTCACCAGACGTCTACAAGAACCCACACTCCGACACATACATTGTGTTTGGTGAAGCCAAAATCGAGGACCTCTCCCAGCAGGCCACCATGGCCGCAGCTGAACGGTTCAAGGCTCCCGAGACAGCTGCAGCTGGAAATGACACCGCTACTTCTGGAACG ACGGTGGCTCCTATAGCCGAGGAAGAGGATTCTGAGGGTGCTGATGAAGGAGACGTGGATGAGAAGGACGTGGAGATAGTAATGACGCAGGCCAATGTGTCCCGAGCACGAGCCGTGAGGGCTTTGAGGAACAACCAGTCGGACATTGTTAATGCTATTATG GAGCTGACAATGTAG
- the LOC116776222 gene encoding acyl-CoA-binding domain-containing protein 5 isoform X1 yields the protein MSLEEKFRAAVNVIRSLPKSGSYQPSNELMLRFYSYFKQATEGPCLKDKPGFWDVVNRAKWEAWNKLGDMTKDEAMQAYVNELHKIVETMSFNSDVASFLSVEDDSSSFPSADLQLVAGDVLARCRSSENSPDFSRSVSGSSSPVRSASPATTRTRHDSDDEFIDTEDVTANDQVPLEHQRHSQAPRLSNGHAHQITSQLTHLKVLEQLPGVLNRLEADVAALRKAVEGDRRILDQVSSGWRWPWQELSPPTLLLVIVWPIILYRLTARRQRSV from the exons ATGTCTCTCGAAGAAAAGTTCCGCGCAGCGGTCAATGTCATCAGAAGCTTACCAAAGAGCG GGTCGTACCAGCCCAGCAATGAGCTGATGCTGCGATTCTACAGCTACTTCAAGCAAGCTACCGAAGGTCCCTGTCTCAAGGACAAGCCGGGCTTCTGGGACGTCGTCAACAG GGCGAAATGGGAAGCGTGGAACAAGCTAGGAGACATGACGAAGGACGAGGCCATGCAGGCCTACGTCAACGAGTTACACAAA ATCGTGGAGACGATGTCCTTCAACTCCGACGTGGCGTCTTTCCTGTCTGTGGAGGACGACTCCTCCTCGTTCCCGAGCGCGGACCTGCAGCTGGTGGCCGGGGACGTGCTCGCTCGTTGTCGCTCCTCTGAGAACTCGCCCGACT TCTCTCGTTCAGTGAGCGGGTCGTCATCCCCCGTCCGGAGCGCGTCGCCGGCTACGACACGGACACGACACGACTCCGACGACGAGTTCATCGACACGGAAGACGTTACTGCG AATGACCAAGTACCTCTGGAGCACCAGCGACACTCTCAGGCTCCTCGCCTCAGTAACGGACACGCTCATCAAATAACATCACAACTGACAC ATCTCAAAGTGTTGGAACAGTTACCGGGCGTGCTGAACAGACTGGAGGCGGACGTGGCCGCCTTGAGGAAGGCCGTGGAGGGAGACAGGAGGATACTTGAC CAAGTATCGAGCGGGTGGCGCTGGCCGTGGCAGGAGTTGAGTCCGCCGACCCTGCTGCTCGTCATCGTGTGGCCCATCATACTCTACAGACTGACGGCGCGCAGGCAGAGGAGTGTCTAG
- the LOC116776222 gene encoding acyl-CoA-binding domain-containing protein 5 isoform X2, translating into MLRFYSYFKQATEGPCLKDKPGFWDVVNRAKWEAWNKLGDMTKDEAMQAYVNELHKIVETMSFNSDVASFLSVEDDSSSFPSADLQLVAGDVLARCRSSENSPDFSRSVSGSSSPVRSASPATTRTRHDSDDEFIDTEDVTANDQVPLEHQRHSQAPRLSNGHAHQITSQLTHLKVLEQLPGVLNRLEADVAALRKAVEGDRRILDQVSSGWRWPWQELSPPTLLLVIVWPIILYRLTARRQRSV; encoded by the exons ATGCTGCGATTCTACAGCTACTTCAAGCAAGCTACCGAAGGTCCCTGTCTCAAGGACAAGCCGGGCTTCTGGGACGTCGTCAACAG GGCGAAATGGGAAGCGTGGAACAAGCTAGGAGACATGACGAAGGACGAGGCCATGCAGGCCTACGTCAACGAGTTACACAAA ATCGTGGAGACGATGTCCTTCAACTCCGACGTGGCGTCTTTCCTGTCTGTGGAGGACGACTCCTCCTCGTTCCCGAGCGCGGACCTGCAGCTGGTGGCCGGGGACGTGCTCGCTCGTTGTCGCTCCTCTGAGAACTCGCCCGACT TCTCTCGTTCAGTGAGCGGGTCGTCATCCCCCGTCCGGAGCGCGTCGCCGGCTACGACACGGACACGACACGACTCCGACGACGAGTTCATCGACACGGAAGACGTTACTGCG AATGACCAAGTACCTCTGGAGCACCAGCGACACTCTCAGGCTCCTCGCCTCAGTAACGGACACGCTCATCAAATAACATCACAACTGACAC ATCTCAAAGTGTTGGAACAGTTACCGGGCGTGCTGAACAGACTGGAGGCGGACGTGGCCGCCTTGAGGAAGGCCGTGGAGGGAGACAGGAGGATACTTGAC CAAGTATCGAGCGGGTGGCGCTGGCCGTGGCAGGAGTTGAGTCCGCCGACCCTGCTGCTCGTCATCGTGTGGCCCATCATACTCTACAGACTGACGGCGCGCAGGCAGAGGAGTGTCTAG
- the LOC116776163 gene encoding uncharacterized protein LOC116776163: protein MMDGMLSQRVTPLLKCVVLFMFIFTAKVLTSRPHDSEDATNSIHQQKPSHYVRTFTKYHHRRTSQLNNLDDPYWILAQDQPKVIVKRSVKQIGNELLSTSDDINQVAPVSVGDEVVDQMDKPMEAKDQQKSTDSRKYKVKAAVIVTDAPTTPGPTISCLYKIHSVALSVTPSYHDGNAQFTVENEIFDRGDITETTLPSGELAQVEKCTDPKAFCYTLWHQDNDANITVLGQGCWRSSQGGRACDKCTRVTARLPRTRFCCCTRSLCNADITTLKEESVTIKAESTMKSTRGANYSSVLASAVLALVAVMLMAIVFRKMYCSRPGLDKGDMSDGLDLEKGEVMGSGPDGLATGLLCVDNITLIEHIGQGKFGSVWRGVLGARPVAVKLYCSPAAWRKEAAIYAMPHLAHPNILRYYGSDSRSSLVEAGGRSQLVVLELCSESLRDRLVRAPVDWTGFATLAHGLASALAHLHTTTSSKPCIVHRDVNSGNVLVSVDGRARLADLGLAQALPVTPDRTCRLTEAGTLRYLSPEALEGALDLSGARAALCAVDVFALGLVLWEMLWRCEGAQAHVPPYAPPYHHHGLPARPTLAQMQALVSRGKARPPLPPPSSCGARGLLRPLRLASATCDECWDHDAEARLTAVCVEERMMELKSILNTLTDLDRATAPGGGDHGSTEPSLTDADKKCNANVVQAGDSTPLLYPDPHMGRNACIERNTNTHTQTHTVELIPKTHRDADHEQRNVQNCQTLARTHAQGTRHRDNIERLNEIRSYQRPLEYVQNDVTRHEEAEGAWNNGGGKEKQRWGIRRLFEKKAKDTRVGLETNVTQNGKVKTSLVEKFTNLTFDRPSNLVLDDERSLTFEPCTLSPPNKTLSPTMIKESELNTDKVFRELPSRDDGDRNQVFAVIVPKVIQETKPQGESGSESEDSTLKTRASAENKTIHSGRSSRNNIELELDFIEMPRDLRDSPYDLNSECSSEDEHLLLLAETGGSRITMKTVSRNDDRHTSDVLREASQTNTDHLYNKHNKYRTFDNELSDPHDKENHSYTLDNPLYVAADIRDAEDTEPANTLGIKRQHSLEQVRDIFSSGDATLLNPAGRVKTPGDLPAAVRRARARERGGGEALARGGSRNRLSLYDDRMMFGNTL from the exons ATGATGGATGGTATGTTGTCTCAGAGGGTGACTCCTTTACTCAAATGTGTGGTGCTGTTTATGTTCATCTTCACCGCTAAAGTCCTTACCTCAAGACCGCACGACTCTGAAGACGCCACGAATAGCATCCATCAGCAGAAACCTTCTCACTATGTGAGAACTTTCACTAAATATCACCACAGAAGAACTAGTCAATTGAACAATCTCGATGACCCATACTGGATCTTAGCCCAGGACCAGCCCAAAGTTATCGTGAAGAGGAGTGTCAAACAAATAGGCAACGAGCTGTTGAGTACATCGGACGACATAAACCAAGTAGCCCCTGTGTCCGTTGGGGATGAAGTCGTTGATCAGATGGACAAACCCATGGAGGCAAAAGATCAGCAAAAAAGCACTGATTCAAGGAAGTACAAAGTGAAGGCGGCAGTGATTGTGACAGACGCTCCGACTACTCCTGGCCCGACCATATCCTGTTTGTACAAAATACACAGTGTGGCGTTAAGTGTCACTCCGTCTTATCACGATGGAAATGCTCAGTTTACAGtcgaaaatgaaatatttg ACAGAGGCGATATAACGGAGACAACACTTCCGAGCGGGGAATTGGCTCAGGTGGAGAAGTGCACGGACCCTAAAGCATTCTGCTACACCCTGTGGCACCAGGACAATGATGCAAACATCACCGTCCTAGGACAGG GCTGCTGGCGCTCGTCCCAGGGCGGGCGAGCCTGTGACAAGTGTACTCGAGTCACGGCTCGACTGCCGCGGACCAGGTTCTGTTGCTGTACGAGGAGTCTGTGCAACGCTGACATCA CGACCCTCAAGGAGGAGTCAGTGACGATCAAAGCCGAGTCAACTATGAAGAGCACTCGCGGCGCGAACTACTCCAGCGTGCTGGCGTCCGCCGTGCTGGCGCTCGTGGCGGTCATGCTGATGGCCATCGTGTTCAGGAAGATGTACTGCAGCAGGCCGGGCCTGGACAAGGGAGACATGAGCGACGGCCTGGACTTGGAGAAAG GTGAGGTGATGGGCTCCGGGCCTGACGGACTCGCCACAGGCCTGCTGTGTGTGGACAACATCACGCTCATCGAACACATCG GTCAGGGTAAGTTCGGGTCGGTGTGGCGCGGCGTGCTGGGCGCTCGGCCCGTGGCCGTGAAGCTGTACTGCAGCCCGGCCGCCTGGAGGAAGGAGGCCGCCATATACGCCATGCCGCATCTGGCGCACCCCAACATCCTGAGGTACTATG GCAGCGACAGTCGCTCGTCCCTGGTGGAGGCGGGCGGTCGCTCTCAGCTGGTGGTATTAGAGCTGTGCTCGGAGTCGTTACGCGACCGTCTCGTGCGGGCTCCGGTCGACTGGACCGGGTTCGCCACCCTCGCCCACGGCCTGGCCAGCGCCCTGGCACACCTGCACACTACCA CGTCCTCCAAGCCGTGTATCGTGCACCGCGACGTGAACAGCGGGAACGTGCTGGTGAGTGTGGACGGCCGCGCCAGACTGGCGGACCTGGGCCTGGCTCAGGCGCTGCCCGTGACGCCCGACAGGACCTGCAGGCTCACGGAG GCCGGCACTCTCCGTTACTTGTCCCCGGAGGCGCTGGAGGGAGCGCTGGACCTGTCCGGGGCGAGGGCCGCGCTGTGTGCGGTGGACGTGTTCGCACTGGGCCTGGTGCTATGGGAGATGTTGTGGCGCTGTGAGGGAGCGCAGGCCCACGTGCCGCCCTACGCGCCGCCCTACCACCACCACGGCCTGCCCGCCAGACCCACGCTGGCACAGATGCAg GCCCTGGTGTCCCGCGGCAAGGCTCGCCCTCCCCTCCCTCCGCCGTCGTCGTGCGGAGCCCGGGGGCTCCTCAGACCGCTGAGGCTGGCCTCCGCCACCTGCGACGAGTGCTGGGATCATGACGCAGAGGCGCG GCTGACGGCGGTGTGTGTGGAGGAGCGGATGATGGAGCTGAAGAGTATACTGAACACCCTCACTGACCTGGACCGCGCCACCGCGCCCGGAGGCGGAGACCACG GATCCACCGAACCGTCTCTCACTGATGCTGATAAGAAGTGCAACGCCAATGTGGTCCAGGCCGGCGACTCCACCCCCCTCCTGTACCCTGACCCACACATGGGAAGGAACGCGTGTATAGAGCGGAACACTAACACACACACGCAGACACACACGGTGGAACTCATACCCAAGACTCATAGAGACGCCGACCACGAGCAGAGGAATGTGCAGAACTGTCAGACGCTGGCGAGGACGCACGCGCAGGGGACCCGGCACAGAGACAACATAGAGCGGCTGAATGAGATACGGTCCTATCAGAGACCCTTGGAGTACGTCCAGAACGACGTGACGAGGCACGAGGAGGCGGAGGGCGCCTGGAATAACGGGGGCGGGAAGGAAAAACAAAGGTGGGGAATCAGGAGACTGTTTGAGAAGAAGGCCAAGGATACCAGGGTCGGCCTGGAGACCAACGTCACGCAGAACGGAAAGGTCAAAACGTCGCTGGTGGAGAAGTTCACCAACTTGACCTTCGACCGACCTTCCAATTTGGTACTGGACGACGAGAGATCGCTGACCTTCGAACCATGCACTCTCTCGCCGCCGAACAAGACGCTCAGTCCGACCATGATCAAGGAGTCCGAGCTCAACACGGACAAGGTGTTCAGGGAGCTGCCCTCCAGGGACGACGGCGACAGGAACCAGGTGTTCGCCGTTATCGTGCCGAAAGTGATACAGGAAACGAAACCACAGGGAGAGTCGGGCTCCGAGTCCGAAGACTCCACCCTCAAGACACGAGCGAGTGCTGAGAACAAGACGATACACAGCGGACGATCCTCCAGGAACAACATCGAGCTGGAGCTGGACTTCATAGAGATGCCGCGGGACTTGCGGGACAGCCCCTACGATCTCAACTCCGAGTGTTCCAGCGAGGACGAGCACCTGCTGCTGCTGGCGGAGACGGGCGGCTCCAGGATCACCATGAAGACCGTCTCCAGGAACGACGACCGACACACCAGCGACGTGCTGCGAGAGGCCTCGCAGACCAACACCGACCACCTCTACAACAAGCACAACAAGTACAGGACCTTCGACAACGAGCTCAGCGACCCCCACGACAAGGAGAACCACAGCTACACGCTCGACAACCCGCTCTACGTGGCCGCCGACATCCGCGACGCAGAGGACACCGAGCCCGCCAACACGCTCGGCATCAAGAGGCAGCACTCCCTGGAACAGGTGCGGGACATATTCAGCTCGGGAGACGCCACGCTGCTCAACCCCGCGGGGAGGGTGAAGACCCCGGGGGACCTGCCCGCCGCCGTGCGCAGGGCCCGGGCCCGGGAGCGCGGCGGGGGCGAGGCCTTGGCGAGGGGAGGCTCCCGGAACAGGCTCAGCCTGTACGACGACCGCATGATGTTCGGCAACACGCTGTAG
- the LOC116776181 gene encoding carnosine N-methyltransferase isoform X1 gives MSSIGPTEEIDEVKERAHFQAVVNAFKYYKLCSLERIHKSEKIISMLPPSDQRRLDRYRTYLTKFKRCLDVNNDVVHLIIKDVDTMFENVEHSTNGSHGTENFGCNYNNCEITSLKQHKMQHDVEKVQSVLKNIVRDWSAAGEVERDQCYKPILDELEERYPRQEHCSRSAVRVLVPGAGLGRLAWEVAGRGFSCQGNEFSLFMLFASNFILNKCVEANSYTVYPWVHQYVNHLTCEHQTAGVSFPDVPPAAHHQHQQQHFSIAAGDFLKVYTELDEWHCIATCFFIDCAPNVIEFIERIYHILRPGGLWINLGPLLYHYSDMPNEISIEPPYDILLDIIQDVGFEILKEQTSVRTRYAQNPNSMMQHEYNSVFFVCRKAT, from the exons ATGTCTTCTATCGGTCCGACAGAAGAAATAGATGAGGTTAAGGAGCGCGCCCATTTTCAAGCAGTGGTGAacgcttttaaatattacaa ACTATGCAGCCTTGAGAGGATACACAAGTCGGAGAAAATCATCTCAATGCTGCCGCCGAGTGATCAGAGACGATTGGACAGATACCGAACGTACCTCACCAAGTTCAAGAGGTGTCTGGACGTTAACAACGATGTGGTCCACCTCATCATCAAGGATGTGGACACCATGTTTGAGAATGTGGAACACAGCACCAACGGCAGCCACGGAACAGAGAACTTTGGATGTAATTACAACAACTGTGAGATAACATCCCTCAAGCAGCACAAGATGCAGCACGATGTGGAAAAG GTGCAGTCGGTGCTGAAGAACATCGTCCGCGACTGGAGCGCGGCGGGCGAAGTGGAGCGCGACCAGTGCTACAAGCCCATCCTGGACGAGCTGGAGGAGAGGTATCCTCGCCAGGAACACTG CAGCCGGTCGGCGGTCCGCGTGCTGGTTCCGGGCGCGGGCCTGGGCCGCCTCGCCTGGGAGGTGGCCGGCCGAGGGTTCTCGTGTCAGGGGAACGAGTTCTCCCTCTTCATGTTGTTCGCCAGCAACTTCATACTCAATAAGTGTGTCGAA GCGAACTCGTACACGGTGTACCCGTGGGTCCACCAGTACGTGAACCACCTGACGTGCGAGCACCAGACGGCGGGCGTGTCGTTCCCGGACGTGCCCCCCGCCGCTCATCATCAACACCAACAACAACACTTCTCCATCGCCGCCGGGGACTTCCTCAAG GTGTACACCGAGCTGGACGAGTGGCACTGTATAGCGACCTGCTTCTTCATCGACTGCGCTCCCAACGTTATAGAGTTCATCGAGAGGATATACCACATACTGAGGCCGGGCGGACTGTGGATCAACCTCGGACCGTTGCTGTATCACTATAG CGACATGCCCAACGAGATTAGTATCGAGCCGCCCTACGACATCCTGCTGGACATCATCCAAGACGTGGGATTCGAGATTCTG AAGGAGCAGACGTCGGTGAGGACGAGGTACGCGCAGAACCCCAACTCTATGATGCAACACGAATACAATTCGGTGTTTTTCGTGTGCAGGAAGGCCACGTGA
- the LOC116776181 gene encoding carnosine N-methyltransferase isoform X2 has translation MSSIGPTEEIDEVKERAHFQAVVNAFKYYKLCSLERIHKSEKIISMLPPSDQRRLDRYRTYLTKFKRCLDVNNDVVHLIIKDVDTMFENVEHSTNGSHGTENFGCNYNNCEITSLKQHKMQHDVEKVQSVLKNIVRDWSAAGEVERDQCYKPILDELEERYPRQEHCRSAVRVLVPGAGLGRLAWEVAGRGFSCQGNEFSLFMLFASNFILNKCVEANSYTVYPWVHQYVNHLTCEHQTAGVSFPDVPPAAHHQHQQQHFSIAAGDFLKVYTELDEWHCIATCFFIDCAPNVIEFIERIYHILRPGGLWINLGPLLYHYSDMPNEISIEPPYDILLDIIQDVGFEILKEQTSVRTRYAQNPNSMMQHEYNSVFFVCRKAT, from the exons ATGTCTTCTATCGGTCCGACAGAAGAAATAGATGAGGTTAAGGAGCGCGCCCATTTTCAAGCAGTGGTGAacgcttttaaatattacaa ACTATGCAGCCTTGAGAGGATACACAAGTCGGAGAAAATCATCTCAATGCTGCCGCCGAGTGATCAGAGACGATTGGACAGATACCGAACGTACCTCACCAAGTTCAAGAGGTGTCTGGACGTTAACAACGATGTGGTCCACCTCATCATCAAGGATGTGGACACCATGTTTGAGAATGTGGAACACAGCACCAACGGCAGCCACGGAACAGAGAACTTTGGATGTAATTACAACAACTGTGAGATAACATCCCTCAAGCAGCACAAGATGCAGCACGATGTGGAAAAG GTGCAGTCGGTGCTGAAGAACATCGTCCGCGACTGGAGCGCGGCGGGCGAAGTGGAGCGCGACCAGTGCTACAAGCCCATCCTGGACGAGCTGGAGGAGAGGTATCCTCGCCAGGAACACTG CCGGTCGGCGGTCCGCGTGCTGGTTCCGGGCGCGGGCCTGGGCCGCCTCGCCTGGGAGGTGGCCGGCCGAGGGTTCTCGTGTCAGGGGAACGAGTTCTCCCTCTTCATGTTGTTCGCCAGCAACTTCATACTCAATAAGTGTGTCGAA GCGAACTCGTACACGGTGTACCCGTGGGTCCACCAGTACGTGAACCACCTGACGTGCGAGCACCAGACGGCGGGCGTGTCGTTCCCGGACGTGCCCCCCGCCGCTCATCATCAACACCAACAACAACACTTCTCCATCGCCGCCGGGGACTTCCTCAAG GTGTACACCGAGCTGGACGAGTGGCACTGTATAGCGACCTGCTTCTTCATCGACTGCGCTCCCAACGTTATAGAGTTCATCGAGAGGATATACCACATACTGAGGCCGGGCGGACTGTGGATCAACCTCGGACCGTTGCTGTATCACTATAG CGACATGCCCAACGAGATTAGTATCGAGCCGCCCTACGACATCCTGCTGGACATCATCCAAGACGTGGGATTCGAGATTCTG AAGGAGCAGACGTCGGTGAGGACGAGGTACGCGCAGAACCCCAACTCTATGATGCAACACGAATACAATTCGGTGTTTTTCGTGTGCAGGAAGGCCACGTGA